A window of the Deltaproteobacteria bacterium genome harbors these coding sequences:
- a CDS encoding O-methyltransferase — MDTKYTALTSELYHYLVDHGTPRESVLTELAQETAELGPLSLMQISPEQGALMTLLVRAIGARSAVEVGTFTGYSAICIARGLAPGGRLLCCDVSDQWTSIARRYWARAGLADRIELRLAPALETLRALPVAQTIDFAFVDADKLAYRAYYEEILQRLRPNGLILFDNVLWMGQVTDPHDTSEDTTAMRALNDLLAADPQVQTVMLPVSDGLTIVRKRATDE; from the coding sequence ATGGACACCAAGTACACGGCACTAACATCGGAGCTGTACCACTACCTCGTTGATCACGGCACGCCGCGCGAGTCGGTGCTTACCGAGCTGGCGCAGGAGACCGCTGAGCTCGGGCCGCTCAGCTTGATGCAGATCTCGCCCGAGCAGGGCGCGCTGATGACACTTCTAGTGCGCGCCATCGGCGCACGCTCGGCCGTCGAAGTCGGCACCTTTACCGGCTACAGCGCCATCTGCATCGCCCGCGGCTTGGCCCCCGGCGGCCGCTTGCTCTGCTGCGACGTCAGTGACCAGTGGACCAGCATCGCCCGGCGCTACTGGGCGCGCGCCGGACTCGCCGACCGCATCGAGCTGCGCCTCGCCCCCGCACTCGAGACGCTGCGCGCGTTGCCCGTGGCGCAGACCATAGACTTCGCCTTCGTCGACGCCGACAAGCTCGCCTATCGCGCCTACTACGAAGAGATCCTGCAACGCCTGCGGCCCAACGGCCTGATCCTCTTCGACAACGTGTTGTGGATGGGACAGGTGACGGATCCGCACGACACCTCCGAGGACACCACCGCGATGCGCGCCTTGAATGATTTGCTGGCAGCCGACCCGCAGGTGCAGACAGTCATGCTGCCGGTGTCGGACGGCCTGACCATCGTGCGCAAGCGGGCCACGGACGAGTGA
- a CDS encoding aminotransferase class III-fold pyridoxal phosphate-dependent enzyme: MTDTRLYAISQWPDTDELITKGKQLVAERPRPVRRDRMQDYLNYFETRCARSKSSTAEAAKYIPGGVQHNLAFNYPFPLNIARADGAYLWDVDGNRYIDFLQAGGPTVLGSNYAPVRQRVIEVLNQCGPVTGLFHEYEYKLAELINRHMPSVEMFRMLGSGTEACMAAIRAARNFTGNTKIIKVGGAYHGWSDQLVFGTRIPGSGTFESAGIPESTLQHTQEFYPNDLDGEAGLRALLERNKSQGGTAAVLVEPLGPESGSRPVQRDFNARVRALCDEYGALLVFDEVVTGFRIGLGGAQGYFNVKPDLTVFGKCVAGGFPAAGGVGGRADIMKTFAAGIGGGQQKTLVGGTLSANPLSAAAGYFAILEMERTNAPILAGQAGDKLCAGLRQAIDALDLPFFVYNHGSILHLETHGVLLLDVSDPEFFPKLMQRRKIAEEMGAAYTAEGIITLAGSRLYSSMADTDEVIEQAVAGFRRVLESVEGV; this comes from the coding sequence ATGACTGACACCCGCCTGTACGCCATCTCACAATGGCCCGACACGGATGAGCTGATCACCAAGGGCAAACAACTGGTGGCCGAGCGGCCACGGCCGGTTCGGCGCGACCGGATGCAGGACTACCTCAACTACTTTGAAACCCGCTGCGCGCGCTCCAAGTCCTCGACGGCGGAAGCCGCGAAGTACATCCCCGGCGGCGTGCAACACAACCTCGCGTTCAATTACCCCTTCCCGCTCAACATCGCGCGCGCCGACGGTGCCTATCTGTGGGACGTTGACGGCAATCGCTACATCGACTTCCTGCAGGCCGGTGGCCCGACGGTGCTGGGTAGCAACTACGCCCCGGTGCGCCAACGGGTCATCGAGGTCCTGAACCAGTGCGGGCCGGTGACCGGCCTGTTTCACGAGTACGAGTACAAGCTCGCCGAGCTGATCAACCGGCACATGCCGAGCGTGGAGATGTTTCGCATGCTCGGCAGCGGCACCGAGGCGTGCATGGCGGCCATCCGCGCGGCGCGCAACTTCACCGGCAACACCAAGATCATCAAGGTGGGCGGCGCTTACCACGGCTGGAGCGACCAGCTCGTATTCGGCACGCGCATCCCCGGTAGCGGCACGTTCGAGTCCGCCGGCATTCCCGAGAGTACGCTGCAACACACGCAGGAGTTCTACCCCAACGACCTCGACGGCGAAGCCGGCCTGCGCGCGCTGCTCGAACGCAACAAGTCGCAAGGCGGCACGGCGGCCGTCCTTGTCGAGCCGCTGGGTCCGGAAAGCGGCTCTCGCCCGGTGCAGCGCGATTTCAACGCGCGCGTGCGCGCGCTGTGCGACGAATACGGCGCGCTACTCGTCTTCGACGAAGTCGTCACCGGGTTCCGCATTGGACTCGGTGGCGCGCAGGGCTACTTCAACGTCAAGCCGGATCTCACGGTGTTCGGCAAGTGCGTCGCCGGGGGCTTCCCGGCAGCGGGCGGCGTCGGCGGTCGCGCCGACATCATGAAGACGTTCGCTGCCGGCATCGGTGGCGGGCAGCAGAAGACCCTCGTGGGTGGCACTCTCTCCGCGAACCCTTTGAGCGCGGCCGCGGGCTACTTCGCCATCCTCGAAATGGAGCGCACCAACGCGCCTATCCTTGCCGGACAAGCCGGCGACAAGCTGTGCGCCGGCCTGCGACAGGCGATCGACGCACTCGACTTGCCGTTCTTCGTATACAACCACGGCTCCATCCTTCATCTCGAAACCCACGGCGTGCTGTTGCTCGACGTGAGCGATCCGGAGTTCTTTCCAAAACTCATGCAGCGGCGGAAGATCGCCGAGGAGATGGGCGCCGCGTACACCGCCGAGGGCATCATCACCCTCGCCGGCAGCCGGCTCTACAGCAGCATGGCCGACACGGACGAGGTGATCGAACAGGCCGTAGCCGGCTTCCGGCGCGTGCTGGAAAGCGTCGAAGGGGTGTGA